One Drosophila teissieri strain GT53w chromosome X, Prin_Dtei_1.1, whole genome shotgun sequence genomic window, AAAATATtgcatattgaatattttcatTGTTAATTTTGATAAAACTGTTTCAAAATCGAAACCGCATTCAAAGAAACAAACATAAATGTGCAAACTAGACATCTTTGTTATCCAGAATGTCGTCGATGAGTCCAACGACCTTCTGTCGAAACCTTCGATTCTGCTTGCCGCTCATCTCCTTGAGATACGGATGCAGGCTGATCAGAAACGAGTAGTCGGCATCCGGTGGCGCGGAAATGCCACCTCCTGGTCCGGCCACCAATCCGCCGGATAAGGCACTTGGGGCTGGTGTagccggcggcggtggcggtggtgttggtggtgtgGGTGCTGTGGCTAACTTGTGATTCAGGTGACTCAGATGGTGAGCGCTGCCGTTGCCCTTGAACCACTGCGTCAGATCCGTCCAGTCCAGGTGGTTGCCCAGCGCGGCAGCGGGCACCGAGACCAGCGATGGATGTTGGTGGCTCACCATccgctccagctgcagctggtggGCATTCGACGAGGGCTGCTCCACTTTGATGGCTTGCAGGCGGAGCGGCAAGCAGGCGGTGGGTTGCTCCTGTTCCTGATCCCGATCCTGATTATGCTGCTGCGGTACCTGATTGC contains:
- the LOC122623720 gene encoding BAH and coiled-coil domain-containing protein 1 — translated: MCWLTMARKDDPVFNVRFVQFVENQPCLWNYTHPGYSKKEEVQRAWQQVANEIKDTVRNCRERWRTIRSSFLRSLKLARTQTGRGKRKYYLSKYLQFLVPYTKSRSCHKQLPPPPPTGTPTPGMVLRKPGHAAAFAQPSQREDEEAGKEIDCEMPLDVQVSEEEEDENNHARRNQVPQQHNQDRDQEQEQPTACLPLRLQAIKVEQPSSNAHQLQLERMVSHQHPSLVSVPAAALGNHLDWTDLTQWFKGNGSAHHLSHLNHKLATAPTPPTPPPPPPATPAPSALSGGLVAGPGGGISAPPDADYSFLISLHPYLKEMSGKQNRRFRQKVVGLIDDILDNKDV